Proteins encoded by one window of Cloeon dipterum chromosome 2, ieCloDipt1.1, whole genome shotgun sequence:
- the LOC135937491 gene encoding uncharacterized protein LOC135937491, with product MSVEGNIRQYNGGGYGGWGGGGQGGGGGGGGGGGGGGGGGGGGGGGGGGGKGGWGAHDFQEGYGGGHGAHGRHGGHGGHGGQEEQGLHDWHGHRGNGGHGGHGRHGGHGGHGGHGEHGGHGGHGGKEGHGNPGGHGHGGHGHGGHGGHGGHGHESLEGGHRYQGEHVHGGNGGHGHGGHDHGRHGGHGGHGGHGGHGGHGRHGGQGERGSCGGNDIEAEIVVLDSDEEIQQGEKSNGNPGAPGGQGMPEKEPGVDDMIVLDSDNDQDAEEDRGDGIVQEETSVAENGKEKEGASATSGNGADGHGGDKTGHSNGHGGEGGYSYSYQGSA from the exons atGTCTGTCGAAGGAAACATTCGTCAG tATAATGGAGGCGGATACGGGGGctggggcggcggcggccaaggtggaggaggcggcggaggtggTGGAGGAGGCGGTggtggaggaggaggcggAGGAGGTGGTGGTGGAGGAGGCGGTGGTAAAGGAGGCTGGGGTGCTCACGATTTTCAAGAAGGTTACGGCGGAGGACATGGAGCTCACGGACGCCATGGTGGACATGGTGGACACGGAGGCCAAGAAGAGCAGGGACTACATGATTGGCATGGTCATCGAGGCAATGGTGGACACGGCGGTCATGGTAGACATGGAGGCCATGGTGGACACGGCGGTCATGGTGAACATGGAGGTCATGGTGGACATGGAGGCAAAGAAGGTCATGGTAACCCTGGTGGACATGGTCACGGTGGACACGGTCATGGAGGCCACGGCGGACATGGTGGACATGGACACGAAAGTCTAGAAGGTGGACATAGATACCAAGGCGAACACGTTCACGGAGGAAACGGTGGACATGGGCATGGAGGTCATGATCACGGTCGACATGGTGGACACGGAGGTCATGGTGGACACGGAGGACATGGTGGACACGGAAGACATGGAGGCCAAGGAGAACGTGGATCATGTGGGGGAAACGATATTGAAGCTGAAATTGTGGTTCTTGATTCTGACGAGGAGATCCAACAAGGTGAAAAATCGAATGGAAATCCTGGAGCTCCTGGAGGGCAAGGAATGCCTGAAAAGGAACCTGGAGTGGACGATATGATTGTCCTTGACAGTGATAACGACCAAGATGCTGAGGAAGATCGAGGAGATGGCATTGTTCAAG AAGAAACCTCGGTAGCTGAAAATGGAAAGGAAAAGGAAGGTGCCAGTGCCACCAGTGGAAATGGTGCAGACGGACACGGAG GCGATAAAACAGGCCACAGCAACGGCCACGGCGGAGAGGGTGGATACAGTTACAGTTACCAAGGCAGTGCCTAG